A genomic window from Anolis carolinensis isolate JA03-04 unplaced genomic scaffold, rAnoCar3.1.pri scaffold_13, whole genome shotgun sequence includes:
- the usp42 gene encoding ubiquitin carboxyl-terminal hydrolase 42, with amino-acid sequence MTIVDKTSESSKPSASEKQPLSSVAPASGDMDSGSAGWGAVSSSLEAPKHKITLGPVPGAAVYSNSSVPDKSKASAQKDLSIGDGIAAPQKVLFPADKISLKWQKMHRVGAGLQNLGNTCFLNSALQCLTYTPPLANYMLSHEHSKTCHEQGFCMMCTMQSHITQALSNSGNVIKPMPVINDLRRIAKHFRFGNQEDAHEFLRYTVDAMQKACLNGSNKLDRHTQATTFIHQIFGGYLRSRVKCMNCKGVSDTFDPYLDITLEIKSAQSINKALEQFVKPEQLDGENAYKCSKCKKMVPASKRFTVHRASNVLTLSLKRFANFSGGKITKEVKYPEYLDIRPYMSQPNGEPIIYALYAVLVHTGFSCHAGHYYCYIKASNGQWYQMNDSTVSNSDIRTVLNQQAYVLFYIRSHDMKNGGEHIHSAHTPGQSSPRPVINQRVVNNKQTAPGFIGPQLPPHMIKTSNHLNGTGSLKETASSSAIASNATLSRPSSAPPATSIPNWTMNRPATATAPDPSKKQKITISIHNNKLPGRQSVSHASCTLDNLNKPAPSSTISNPSAVQSTSSASTALAANQVPKQTAPSEPSSKLVVNGKSKLSPSMLVPYGAESSEDSDEELKGLVKENGHSKPFNGILTEKASTVLESSCSSFHNPEKEVPPHEPPKNITVVFSISLNDSSKQNGQICNDSTCQAKPVKSSENPFSKTNGLPGKGTPIALTPVPEDRIVDSFRYNQLKPFSGDISASGSEKPLEEGGCSEKVPCPLTSDVQNLLAPSDPEITSTTEDPCERVPSQTGAVPLESLGQHGLPSTPLRAKEDFPGESNVEDHAEKTRGPKEGKAAWEKSAEVARGNADATEKGPQSPLLWADSECSSQKLVALNMADKCQETQDNVKMYEDASPTENSCTLRPNVVGESSKDDQGENSEQFKGNTDRQELRSHSPFREKVCTSRKTDKEHYRSKRKHSESEEEVEATAGASSRSQAEGHHNKKRCSYSKERVRPQEHYRREHYNTNYYRFPCSPDPGRNFGKYPPYRSRSRGKTESERSRHCYERSWSRERYYQDVPRRWEGCRSSDYYYPSHVPRYNQDKKFTLCERDYNKSSHVYNSPYKYDYYKNRWTHDQERKRKCQSPEGSQGTPEKRPQKTVQSESLDEQRGRKHKKSKKKKKLKDKHRERDHRHHQDSDPSASSSEAEVHRHKHKKKKKKKKKRTKKSEDCSETLVPSLPKATSLETKNLKTWEATKSSFEACRKHGRAHQDGDTAVCQKTKSIEGCNRNGSSPSTDHNVDPDCPLEAIPPQLAGYL; translated from the exons ATGACCATAGTTGACAAGACGTCTGAGTCCTCAAAGCCTTCGGCTTCTGAGAAGCAGCCTCTCAGCTCCGTGGCACCAGCTTCTGGAGATATGGACTCAGGCTCTGCAGGATGGGGTGCTGTGTCGTCTTCTCTGGAAGCGCCAAAACACAAAATCACTTTGGGACCAGTACCAGGAGCTGCTGTATATTCTAATTCATCTGTACCTGATAAATCCAAGGCCTCAGCTCAGAAAGATTTGT CGATTGGTGATGGCATCGCAGCACCCCAGAAGGTCCTTTTCCCAGCAGATAAGATcagcttaaaatggcaaaaaatgCACAGAGTTGGAGCTGGTCTCCAAAACCTGGGCAATACGTGCTTCCTGAACTCAGCTTTGCAGTGTCTGACCTACACCCCGCCACTTGCCAACTATATGCTTTCTCACGAACACTCCAAAACAT GTCATGAGCAAGGATTTTGCATGATGTGCACCATGCAGAGTCACATCACCCAGGCCCTTTCGAATTCTGGCAACGTTATCAAGCCAATGCCTGTCATAAATGACCTTCGAC GGATAGCAAAGCATTTCCGTTTTGGCAATCAGGAAGACGCACACGAATTTCTACGGTACACTGTTGATGCTATGCAGAAAGCATGTTTGAACGGTAGCAACAA ATTGGACAGACATACTCAGGCTACCACGTTCATTCACCAAATATTTGGAGGGTATCTAAGATCTAGAG TAAAATGCATGAACTGCAAAGGAGTTTCAGATACATTCGATCCTTATTTGGATATTACGCTAGAGATAAAG TCTGCTCAAAGTATCAATAAAGCTCTGGAGCAGTTTGTCAAACCAGAACAGCTTGATGGTGAAAATGCCTATAAATGTAGCAA ATGTAAAAAAATGGTTCCTGCGTCAAAGCGGTTTACCGTACATCGAGCCTCAAATGTCCTCACCTTGTCCCTGAAGCGATTTGCAAATTTCAGTGGTGGCAAAATCACGAAG GAGGTAAAATATCCCGAGTATTTGGATATTCGGCCATATATGTCCCAGCCAAATGGAGAGCCAATTATTTATGCATTGTATGCCGTTCTGGTCCACACTGGCTTCAGCTGTCATGCAGGACACTACTACTGTTACATTAAA GCCAGTAATGGGCAGTGGTATCAGATGAATGACTCCACAGTCTCAAACAGTGACATCAGGACGGTATTGAATCAGCAAGCCTATGTGCTTTTTTATATCAG GTCCCATGACATGAAAAACGGTGGCGAACACATTCATTCGGCTCACACTCCAGGGCAGTCTTCTCCCCGGCCAGTCATTAATCAGCGAGTGGTCAATAATAAACAGACTGCCCCAGGATTTATCGGGCCACAGCTCCCTCCCCACATGATTAAG ACGTCCAATCATCTGAATGGAACTGGATCCCTAAAAGAGACGGCCAGCAGTTCTGCGATTGCTAGCAATGCCACCCTCAGCAGGCCGTCTTCTGCCCCTCCGGCCACATCCATCCCAAACTGGACTATGAACAGGCCCGCCACTGCTACCGCGCCTGAcccttccaaaaaacaaaaaataaccaTCAGTATTCATAATAACAAGCTGCCTGGTCGCCAAAGTGTCTCTCATGCCAGCTGTACCTTGGACAACCTGAACAAGCCAGCCCCGTCCTCAACCATTTCCAACCCTTCTGCAGTGCAATCTACCTCAAGTGCTTCGACAGCATTGGCTGCTAACCAGGTCCCCAAACAGACCGCTCCTAGCGAACCCTCTTCCAAGCTGGTAGTGAATGGCAAGTCCAAACTCAGCCCCAGCATGTTGGTCCCTTATGGGGCTGAGTCTTCAGAAGACTCTGACGAGGAACTGAAAGGACTAGTGAAGGAGAACGGCCACTCCAAACCTTTCAATGGCATTTTAACTGAAAAGGCATCCACGGTGTTAGAGAGCTCCTGTTCGTCTTTTCACAATCCTGAGAAGGAGGTACCGCCACATGAGCCACCCAAAAACATTACAGTCGTCTTTTCCATTAGTCTAAATGATTCCTCTAAACAAAATGGACAAATATGCAATGATTCCACTTGCCAAGCAAAGCCTGTGAAATCGTCAGAAAACCCATTTTCCAAAACAAATGGATTGCCTGGAAAA GGTACACCCATAGCTTTGACGCCTGTTCCTGAAGACAGGATCGTAGACTCTTTCAGATACAATCAGCTGAAACCTTTTTCAGGAGACATAAG tgctaGTGGATCAGAAAAACCTTTGGAAGAGGGTGGCTGTTCTGAAAAGGTTCCCTGTCCCCTCACCAGTGATGTCCAGAATCTGTTAGCTCCTTCGGACCCTGAAATCACGTCTACCACAGAAGACCCCTGTGAAAGGGTTCCCTCCCAAACAGGTGCCGTGCCTCTTGAGAGCCTTGGGCAGCACGGCCTTCCATCCACCCCCCTGAGAGCAAAAGAGGACTTCCCTGGAGAGAGCAATGTGGAGGACCACGCAGAAAAGACGAGAGGACCAAAAGAAGGGAAGGCAGCTTGGGAAAAGAGCGCCGAAGTTGCCAGAGGAAACGCCGATGCAACAGAAAAAGGGCCACAGAGCCCTCTTTTATGGGCTGACAGTGAATGTAGTTCTCAAAAGCTTGTTGCTCTAAACATGGCAGACAAATGCCAGGAAACGCAAGACAATGTGAAAATGTATGAGGATGCCTCGCCTACTGAAAACTCCTGCACTTTGAGGCCAAATGTGGTTGGGGAGAGTTCGAAGGATGACCAAGGAGAGAATAGTgaacaattcaaaggaaacaCAGACAGGCAAGAACTGAGATCCCATTCTCCCTTCAGGGAGAAAGTTTGCACCTCCAGAAAAACTGACAAAGAGCACTATCGTTCAAAAAGGAAGCACTCGGAAAgcgaggaggaggtggaggcgaCAGCAGGAGCGTCTTCCCGGAGCCAGGCGGAGGGACACCACAACAAGAAAAGGTGCTCCTACAGCAAGGAGAGAGTGAGGCCACAGGAGCATTATCGGCGCGAACATTACAATACAAACTATTATAGGTTCCCATGTAGCCCGGATCCTGGGAGAAATTTCGGGAAATACCCCCCTTATAGATCACGCAGCCGAGGGAAAACAGAGTCTGAAAGGAGCAGACATTGTTATGAACGGTCTTGGAGTCGAGAGAGATATTATCAAGATGTGCCCAGGAGATGGGAAGGCTGTCGATCTTCCGATTACTATTATCCTTCCCACGTCCCCAGGTATAATCAGGATAAAAAATTCACTCTTTGTGAAAGAGACTATAACAAGTCGAGTCATGTTTACAATAGCCCATATAAGTATGATTATTATAAAAACAGATGGACTCATGaccaggaaaggaaaaggaaatgccAGAGTCCTGAGGGGAGCCAGGGCACCCCAGAGAAGAGGCCCCAAAAGACCGTGCAGAGTGAATCTCTGGATGAGCAGAGAGGGCGGAAACACAAGAagtccaagaagaagaagaagttgaaaGACAAACACAGAGAAAGAGATCACAG GCATCACCAGGATTCTGACCCGTCGGCATCCAGCTCTGAGGCTGAGGTTCACAGGCATAAacacaagaaaaagaagaagaaaaagaagaagcgtACGAAGAAATCCGAAGACTGTAGTGAAACTCTGGTCCCTTCCCTTCCAAAGGCAACAAGTTTGGAAACCAAGAATCTCAAAACCTGGGAGGCGACAAAGTCTTCTTTCGAGGCTTGTAGAAAGCATGGCAGGGCCCACCAAGACGGAGACACAGCTGTTTGCCAGAAAACAAAAAGTAtagaaggctgcaacagaaatGGCTCCTCCCCTTCTACAGATCATAATGTAG ATCCAGACTGTCCGCTGGAAGCCATTCCACCACAGCTTGCAGGATATTTATAA